The DNA segment CGCGGACTTCGCCGCCAGTGCGACCCTGGGCAGCCTGCTCGACAAGCTGCACATCCCGTTTGTAGGGCCGGGCGGTGCGCAGAAGCTGGCCGAGCGTTTCGGCTCGCTGGACGGCGTGCTGCAGGCCGACTGGCTGGACATGCGCCAGGCTTTGCCAGAGAAACAGGCCAACTCGGTGCGTGAGTTCTTTGCCAATCAAGACAACGTTAAACGCGCCCAAGAGATCGAAGCCCAGCTCAAGGACTTCGGCATGCACTGGCAAAGCGAAAAGAAAGTGGCCGAAGGCTTGCCGCTGGCCGGTCAGACCTGGGTGCTGACCGGCACGCTGGAGCGCATGAGCCGCGACATCGCCAAAGACAAACTGGAAAGCCTCGGTGCCAAGGTCTCAGGCTCAGTATCGGGCAAGACCCACACCGTCGTCGCTGGCCCCGGTGCCGGCTCCAAGCTGACCAAGGCCAATGAGCTGGGGGTCAAGGTGCTGGATGAAGATGCTTTCGTCGAGTTTCTGGCCGGGCAGGGCATCAGCGTCTGACGCGGCATGGCTTTTTTGCGGCGCTCATGCTGCCTCTGCGGGAGCGAATGGGGCGCTGTATCGTTAAACCTGTTGTGGCAGTTGCCGCTAAACCAGGCAGCGAATAAACGGAACCCCTGTAAACACCCATGATCTAGTCATGCAGGCCTACAGGGGAATCCGCCATGTTCCAGTTCTTCGAGCAGTTGAGTTCGCGCATCGCCGCGCCGTTCATCGGTGAAACCCGGCGCAATAGCAAAGTCTGGCAGTGCCGTTGCGGCCAGTCGGTGTTTTTCCCCAATACCCAATGCCTGGCCTGCGAAGCCGCGCTTGGCTGGCTGCCGGAGCAGGGCCGGGTCGTGGCGCTGGAACCGGCCGGTGAAGCCGGTAGCTGGCGGGTTGCGGATGAGGCGGGCGAGGGTGTTTATCGGCGCTGCGCCAACCTGGCAACGCCGGCGGCCTGCAACTGGCTGCTGCCGGTACATGATGCCGGTGACTTCTGTGTGGCCTGCAGCCTCAATCGCACCATCCCTGACATGAGCATCCCGGAAAATCATGAGCGCTGGCGCAAGGTCGAGACCGCCAAGCGGCGCTTGGTGGCGCAGCTGATCGGCCTGGGCCTGAAGGTCATCCCCAAGAGCGTGGATGAACAGCGCGGTCTGGCCTTCGACTTCATCGGCATCGACCTGGAGGGCCGCAAGCCCACCACTGGCCACGCCAACGGCTTGATCACGCTGGATATCAAAGAGGCCGACGACGCCCACCGCGAAGCGGTACGGGTGCAGATGCGCGAACCCTATCGGACCCTGCTCGGGCATTTTCGCCATGAAGTCGGCCACTACTACTGGGACCGGCTGATTGCCGATACTCACTGGCAAGCGCCGTTTCGCCAGTTGTTCGGCGACGAGCAAGCCAGCTACGCCGATGCGCTGGAGCGGCATTACCAGAATGGTGCACCGACCGACTGGCAGGCCCGCTATGTCAGTGCCTACGCCACCATGCACCCTTGGGAAGACTGGGCCGAAACCTGGGCGCATTACCTGCACATGGTCGATGCGGTCGACACTGCACTGGGTTTTGGCATGAGCGCCCGTGACATGGAGCTGGACTACCAGCCATTCCCGCTCGACACCCTCTACCAGCCGCAGCACCCCGGCGGTCCTGCGTTCCTGGCCTTCGTCAACGCCTGGATCGAACTGGCCAGCATGCTTAACGAACTGTCGCGCAGCATGGGCCAACCGGACTTCTACCCCTTCGTCCTGACCCCGGCAGTGATCGCCAAGCTGCACTTTATCCACCTGGTGATCCAGGAGGCCGGCGGTAAGGCGGATGAGGTGGTACAGGTTTAGCGCTTGTTGAGGCTGAAACGGGCTCCAGGGACGCCTATGTTGTAGGAGCGGCTTCAGCCGCGAAGATCCAAGTCCTTGACCCGATTAAATTTTTAATCGCAATCAGAGGTTGTATCTTGGCTCAGGACCGGTACAATGGCGCGGCTCGCTGATGGCGAGCTGCGTTATGGTGACCCCACCGGTCCCCCCGCAACGATTACCCGTTAACCTGGTCAGGTCCGGAAGGAAGCAGCCATAGCGGGAACATTGTGTGCCGGGGTGTGGCTGGTGGGGTTGCCACCTTTCTCAAGGCTTGTTCAAGCCGTCTTTGCTTAAAACAAATCTCAGGCCATTAGTACCGTCATCTCCGTCAATCGTGAGTATGTCTTCGGCCGGGCTTGTTGTCGCGCCAATACGCCTCTTTCAGGCTCATAACCGGGTTATCATGCCACCCAGTCCCCCGCGAGCCTTTCTATATTCATGTTCACCATCACCCGTCTGGAAAACCCGCCGCCCGAGTCGATCAAGAACCAGATCATGCAGATGGTCGTCGATTACGTGACCGATATCGGCATGGCGGGCATCTTGCCCAGCAACCCCTTGTACCCGCTGTACCAGTACGGGGTCGGCTTTGAGGTCAACCGTTATCAGGAAGCCATGGACGGGTCGTTGGGGTTGTCGGTGGAGCTGGTACTGGCGCTGGACGCTGAAGATCCGGCCACGGTCGTCGGCTTTTTGCTGTATTTGCCTTATGAAGACGATCCCCAGGCTTGCGCGGTCGCCTATATGGCGGTGCTGGCCAGCCGGCGCCGGCAGGGTGTGGCGCGGGGCATGCTGGCGGCGATGCTGGCGCGTTATCCGCACGCCGAACTGGCCTGCTTTGCCAGCAAGGTGCCATGCTTTGAGGCACTGGGCTTTCAGGTGCTGGGCGCGCGCGGGCCGCAGGTGTTGATGAACAGCCACTCGCGCAGTTCCGATGGGCGGCTGGCGGTGCTGGATGTTGAGCCGATCTACCGCAGCGAGCAGGTGCAGCAGATCCACGCCTACCTGCTGAACCGTCATGGTCGGCGGGCGATGATCGATGCCGAGAAGAGCCGTGACCGTAACCTTGATCGCCTGGCGCGCCAGGCCGATGCATTGGTAGCCGAGCGGCTGGGCGAGGGCGCGTTGAATGCCGACCGGCGGCCGCTGCGCCTGGTTCAGGCGCCGGGTACTGAGGTGTAACGCTCGATGATCTGCTGAATCTCTCCGGATTCGGTCATGTTCTGCAAGCTGTCCAGAATCTGCCTGACCGGCAGTGCCGGGTCGTTGCGTACCACGCAGGCGGTGGGCTGTTCGCTGATTACTGACACCACTTTCAGGCGCTGCGCGGCGGGCAGTTCACGGTTGATCCAGTTCATCGTCAGTTCGTTGCTCACTGCATAGTTATAGCGAGCGGCGACCAGTTTGCGCAGCACATGCTCCTGGTTGCGCGCATCTTCACGCACCAGATTGTGGCGGTCGAACAAGTGTTGCAGTTGCGGGTAGTTATAGCCCAGCACGGTGCCGACCACTTCGTTGTCGAACTGGTCCGGATAAGGGCCGACGGTGACCGGCGAGGCAAGCAGCAGGTCACGCTGGATCAGGATCGGCTGGCTCCAGAGAAAATCACCTTTCAAGGGTGTGATCCAGGCTTTGGCGGTGTAGCAGCGCACGTCGATTTCTGCGCTTTCCAGGGCGGCCTGGATGCGCAGGCGCGGCAACACATGAAATTCGGCCGGGCGCCCGACCTGCTGTGCCACGCGGGTCATGATATCGAACAGAATGCCGGAAGTAGGCTGATGTTCGTCGATCTCGGCCAGTGGCATCGACCAGCTTTCGGACACCGCAAACCGCAGCGCAGGCTCATTGGCCGTGCTGGCCTGGCTGACCAGCAATAACAGGCTCAGCAGAATGCGGTGCATGGAGCCTCGCGGGGATCAACGGATTGAATTGACGGCATCGGCAAAGATTCTGACAGTGTAGATCGGGCTCTGTTCGTACTCTCGCTGCTCAGGGTAGCCGAGAGCAGATGCAATTTTAGCCTTCCTCCATTAGCATTGGCGGTCTTTCTGCTACCAGTCGCGACGGATTTCAATGAGTTATCAGGTTCTTGCACGTAAATGGCGTCCGCGCTCGTTCCGCGAAATGGTCGGCCAGACCCATGTGCTCAAGGCCCTGATCAACGCTCTGGACAGTCAGCGGCTGCACCATGCTTATCTGTTTACCGGTACGCGCGGGGTGGGCAAGACCACCATCGCGCGGATCATTGCCAAGTGCCTGAACTGCGAAACCGGGATCACTTCAACCCCGTGCGGCAGTTGCTCGGTGTGCCAGGAAATCGACGAAGGGCGCTTTGTCGACCTGATCGAGATCGACGCCGCGAGCCGCACCAAGGTCGAAGACACCCGTGAACTGCTGGATAACGTGCAGTACGCACCGAGCCGCGGGCGCTTCAAGGTCTACCTGATCGACGAAGTGCACATGCTCTCCAGTCACTCGTTCAATGCCTTGCTCAAAACGCTGGAAGAGCCGCCGCCCTACGTCAAATTCATCCTGGCGACCACTGATCCGCAGAAGCTGCCGGCCACCATTCTGTCGCGCTGCCTGCAGTTTTCCCTGAAAAACATGACCCCGGAGCGGGTGGTCGAGCACTTGAGTCATGTGCTCGGTGCCGAGAACGTGCCGTTTGAAGAGGATGCCCTGTGGCTGCTGGGCCGCGCCGCCGACGGCTCGATGCGCGATGCCATGAGCCTCACCGACCAGGCGATTGCCTTCGGCGAGGGCAAGGTGTTGGCCGCTGACGTGCGGGCGATGCTCGGCACCCTGGACCATGGTCAGGTGTTCGACGTACTCGGTGCGTTGCTCGCAGGCGACGCCCGGGCGCTGCTTGAAGCCGTGCGCCACCTGGCCGAGCAAGGCCCTGACTGGAACGGCGTGCTGGCGGAAATGCTTAACGTGCTACACCGGGTGGCGATTGCCCAGGCGTTGCCTGAGGCGGTCGATAACGGCCATGGTGACCGCGACCGGGTATTGGCGCTGGCCCAGACCCTGCCCGGCGAAGACGTGCAGTTCTATTACCAGATGGGCCTGATCGGCCGCCGCGACCTGCCGTTGGCACCGGACCCGCGAGGTGGTTTCGAGATGGTCCTGCTGCGCATGCTGGCATTTCGTCCCGCCGACAGCAGCGATGCGCCGAGCCAGGCGTTAAAGCCAGTGGGGGTCAGCCAGGCCAAGGCTGATCCCCGCCCGACACCGGCCGCCGCGGTCAGCCCGGTCTCTGCCGCCACTCAACAGTCCGCGTCGGCACCTGCGCCCGCCATCGAGCCTGCCCGCCCGGCACCGCAGGCGGCCCAGCCGACCACTGCCTGCCCTGAGCCCGCGGCTGCACCGGTGGTCGAGCCCGCGCCGGTTGTGGCGCCTGCGCCAGTCGCCGAGGCTGCCGAGGTCGTTGACCTGCCGTGGGAAGACTCGTCTGCCAGTGCCCAGCCAGTCCCGGCCACGCCGATCACTCCTGAGCCGGTGCTGGACACCGTCGCCGAGCCTCCCGCGCTGCCGTCGATGCCGGTGCCCACGCCGGCCAGTCCGGTGCCGGATGCGCCGCAAGTGGTCGAGCCTGAGGCCCTCGCGCAACGCAGTGCCGGTGCGCTCGAAGACATCCCCGACAGCGCCTACCTGTCGGCCCCGCAGCAGCGTGATGATGAGCCGCCGCAGGATGACGATTATGTCGAGCCGGATATCGATATTGACCCGGCCTCGTTCAGCTACCTGGACGAGCTGGCCCAAGATCATGTGCACGCCGACGAAGCCCCGGAGCCTGAGCCTGAACCGGCGGCGATGCCGGCCACCGGGCTTGCCGCGCAATGGCTGGAAATCTTTGCGCAATTGCCGATCTCTGGCCTGACCGGCAGTATTGCCGCCAACTGCACGCTGATCAGCGTCGAGGGCGACCGTTGGTTGCTGCATCTGGACCCTGGGCACGGCGCGCTGTTCAACTCGACCCAGCAGCGGCGCTTGAGTGAGGCGTTGAACCAGTACCACGGCAGTCCGATCCAATTGACTATCGAGCTGATCCGTCCGCAGCAGGAAACCCCGGCGCAAGCGGCGTCACGTCGGCGTGCCGAACGTCAGCGCCAGGCGGTGGCCTCGATCCACGCCGATCCGCTGATCCAGCAACTGATGCAGCAGTTTGGCGCGGTGGTGCGTGAAGATACGATCACTCCGGTGGACGCCGCGCAATGATTGACGGCACGCTGTCAGTGACGGTGTGCAAACCAAGTAACCCGCTATTTCGAGGAGATATCCCATGATGAAAGGTGGCATGGCTGGCCTGATGAAGCAGGCCCAGCAAATGCAGGAAAAAATGGCCAAGATGCAGGAAGAGCTGGCCAACGCGGAAGTCACCGGCCAGTCGGGCGCAGGCCTGGTCAGCGTGGTGATGACCGGCCGTCACGATGTCAAGCGCATCACGCTGGATGACAGCCTGATGCAGGAAGACAAGGAAGTGCTGGAAGACCTGATCGCCGCCGCCGTCAATGACGCGGTACGCAAGATCGAGCAGTCCAGTGCCGAAAAGACCGCCAGCATGACCGCTGGCATGCAGCTGCCACCAGGCATGAAGCTGCCGTTCTAACGGTCGCTCGCTGCTGTACACGATGCCAGGCTTGCCCTGGCATCGTGCTTTCTGGCCATTGTTGATCGAACATCAGGTGGCGAAGGTGGTCTGCTTTTTATACCCCCAATGCATTCAAGGAGAGGTCCCGATGACCCAAGAGCTGATCCTCAACCAACGTATTGTGCTGGCTTCGCGCCCGAAAGGCCGTCCGGTTCCGGAGAACTTTCGTCTGGAGCGTGAAGCACTGCCGGAGCTCAAGGGCAGCCAGGTGCAACTGCGCACTCTGTATCTGTCCCTCGACCCCTACATGCGTGGCCGGATGAGCGACGCGCCGTCCTACGCCGATCCGGTGGCGATTGATGCGGTGATGGAAGGTGGTGCGGTCAGTGTGGTTGAGCAGTCGCTGGACTCGCGGTTTCAGCCCGGTGACCTGGTGGTTGGCCAGACCGGCTGGCAGAGCCACAGCATCAGCGATGGTTCGGCCCTGATCAAGCTGCCTGCCGACTTGCCCAACCCGTCACTGGCGCTGGGTGTGCTCGGCATGCCAGGCATGACCGCTTACATGGGCCTGATGGACATCGGCAAACCTCAGGCCGGCGAAACCCTGGTGGTCGCGGCGGCGTCCGGCGCGGTCGGCTCGGTGGTCGGTCAGGTCGCCAAGCTGCATGGCCTGCGGGTGGTCGGTGTGGCCGGTGGCGCGGACAAATGCCGTTATGTGGTCCAGGAGCTGGGCTTTGATGCCTGCATCGACCACCGCAGCGAGAACTTTGCCAGTGAACTGGCCGAGGCCTGCCCCAAGGGCATCGATGTCTACTATGAGCTGGTGGGCGGCAAGGTCTTCGAAGCGGTGCTGCCGCTGCTCAACCCACGTGCGCGTATTCCGCTGTGCGGGGTGATTGCCCAGTACAACGCTCAGGGCGAATTTGCTGGCCCCGATCAGTTGCCATTGCTGATGCGTACGCTGTTGACCAAGCGCATCGTCATCGAAGGCTTCATCGTGTTCGAGAAATACGCCAGCCGTCGTCAGGAATTCATCGACGCCATGACCCCGCTGGTCACCAGCGGCAAGGTCAAGTTCCGCGAAGACGTGGTACAGGGTCTGGAAGCTGCGCCAGAGGCGTTGATCGGCCTGCTTGAGGGGCGCAACTTTGGCAAACTGGTGGTCGAGGTTTCCCGGCTTTGATTGACGCTGACAGCAAGGCGCGGGTATAAACCGCGTCTTTCGATTATCCGGGATCTTTGTTCATGAGCTTCAGCCCCCTGATTCGCCAACTGATCGATGCCTTTCGTGTGTTGCCAGGCGTCGGCCAGAAGACCGCCCAGCGCATGGCATTGCAGTTGCTGGAGCGTGATCGCAGCGGCGGCTCGCGGCTGGCACTGGCGCTGCAACAGGCCATGGACGGGGTCGGGCACTGCAAGAGCTGCCGGACCCTGACCGAACAAGACCTCTGCCCGCAATGCGCCGACCCGCGCCGCGACGATACGCTGCTGTGCGTGGTGGAGGGGCCGACCGACGTGTACGCGGTGGAGCAGACCGGCTATCGAGGTCGTTACTTCGTCCTCAAAGGCCACCTGTCGCCCCTCGATGGGCTTGGCCCCGAGGCTATCGGCATTCCACAACTGATTGAGCGCATCGACAGCCAGGGCACCTTCACGGAAGTCATCCTGGCGACCAACCCCACTGTCGAAGGCGAAGCCACCGCGCACTACATCGCCCAGTTGCTCAACGACAAAGGCCTGATCGCTTCACGCATCGCCCATGGCGTACCGCTGGGCGGCGAGCTGGACCTGGTCGACGGCGGCACCCTCGCGCATTCCTTTGCCGGGCGCAAGCCGATTACCTTGTAAAACCATTCCTCCCGGCGGGGCTGACGTGCCCCAGTGGGTGCCCGGATGGGTCGGAAAAGTCAGCGCGGTATCACAGCTCATCCAGCGCAAAGCTGGTGAGGCTGAAGGTCGGCACTTGCAGGTCATTCAGGCGTTTTGAGCCACCCAGCTCCGGCAGGTCGATGATCGCCGCCGCCTCATGAACCCTGGCGCCCATGCGGCGAATCAGGTTGACCGCCGCCGTCAGCGTGCCGCCGGTGGCAATCAGATCATCGAACAGCACCACACTGTCGCCGTCGCACAGGCTGTCAGCGTGTACTTCCAGAAAGGCTTCGCCGTATTCGGTCTGGTAACCCTCCGACAACACGTCGGCCGGCAACTTGCCTTGCTTGCGAAACAGCACCAGCGGTTTGTTCAACTCGTAAGCCACCACCGAGCCGATCAGAAAACCGCGCGCGTCCATCACACCGATCTGGTTGAAATCAGCGTCGATATAGCGTTGTACGAAATGATCAATCACCTGGCGGGTCGCCTTGGGCGACTGGAACAGCGGGGTGATATCGCGGAACACCACACCGGGCTTGGGAAAGTCCACGACAGGCCGGATATGGGACTTGAGCAGGGAGACATCGAAAGACATGCGTACAATCCAGAACAGGTTTGCCCGACAGTATAAGCTGGACTGCTCTGGATCGCAGTTGGGCACCCCTAAAAACTACCTACGTTGCCATCGCTGCGTTGAAGCCAGGCTCAGAATGCTCATTTACAACCCGTAAACTCCGCTTCTTCGCCTGTCTTCGCCTTGCGCTGGCTGCCTCGCTTACGTTTTTAGAGGCGCCCAGTTGTTCTCAACTTTCAGCGTGCAACCGGCAGTGGCTCAGCTTTCCATCGCGCCACCGGCCAGGGCGCACAGCTGGATCGGGTCAATGATGTGGATTTCCTTGCCTTCGGCGGCAATCAGCTCGTTCTGCTGGAAGCGGGTAAAGACCCGCGATACGGTTTCCACAGCCAGGCCCAGATGGTTGCCGATTTCGTTGCGCGACATGCTCAGGCGGAAATGGTTGGCCGAAAAACCGCGGGCACGGAAGCGCGCCGACAGGTTGACCAGAAAGGTCGCGATACGCTCATCGGCGGTTTTTTTCGACAGCAACAGCATCATCTGTTGATCGTCACGAATTTCCCGGCTCATTACGCGCATCAACTGGCGGCGCAGTTGCGGCAGTTGCACCGACAACTCGTCGAGACGCTCGAAGGGGATTTCACACACCGAGGTGGTCTCCAGTGCCTGGGCCGATACCGGATAGG comes from the Pseudomonas sp. StFLB209 genome and includes:
- a CDS encoding zinc-binding metallopeptidase family protein yields the protein MFQFFEQLSSRIAAPFIGETRRNSKVWQCRCGQSVFFPNTQCLACEAALGWLPEQGRVVALEPAGEAGSWRVADEAGEGVYRRCANLATPAACNWLLPVHDAGDFCVACSLNRTIPDMSIPENHERWRKVETAKRRLVAQLIGLGLKVIPKSVDEQRGLAFDFIGIDLEGRKPTTGHANGLITLDIKEADDAHREAVRVQMREPYRTLLGHFRHEVGHYYWDRLIADTHWQAPFRQLFGDEQASYADALERHYQNGAPTDWQARYVSAYATMHPWEDWAETWAHYLHMVDAVDTALGFGMSARDMELDYQPFPLDTLYQPQHPGGPAFLAFVNAWIELASMLNELSRSMGQPDFYPFVLTPAVIAKLHFIHLVIQEAGGKADEVVQV
- a CDS encoding GNAT family N-acetyltransferase; amino-acid sequence: MFTITRLENPPPESIKNQIMQMVVDYVTDIGMAGILPSNPLYPLYQYGVGFEVNRYQEAMDGSLGLSVELVLALDAEDPATVVGFLLYLPYEDDPQACAVAYMAVLASRRRQGVARGMLAAMLARYPHAELACFASKVPCFEALGFQVLGARGPQVLMNSHSRSSDGRLAVLDVEPIYRSEQVQQIHAYLLNRHGRRAMIDAEKSRDRNLDRLARQADALVAERLGEGALNADRRPLRLVQAPGTEV
- a CDS encoding substrate-binding periplasmic protein; its protein translation is MHRILLSLLLLVSQASTANEPALRFAVSESWSMPLAEIDEHQPTSGILFDIMTRVAQQVGRPAEFHVLPRLRIQAALESAEIDVRCYTAKAWITPLKGDFLWSQPILIQRDLLLASPVTVGPYPDQFDNEVVGTVLGYNYPQLQHLFDRHNLVREDARNQEHVLRKLVAARYNYAVSNELTMNWINRELPAAQRLKVVSVISEQPTACVVRNDPALPVRQILDSLQNMTESGEIQQIIERYTSVPGA
- the dnaX gene encoding DNA polymerase III subunit gamma/tau, which encodes MSYQVLARKWRPRSFREMVGQTHVLKALINALDSQRLHHAYLFTGTRGVGKTTIARIIAKCLNCETGITSTPCGSCSVCQEIDEGRFVDLIEIDAASRTKVEDTRELLDNVQYAPSRGRFKVYLIDEVHMLSSHSFNALLKTLEEPPPYVKFILATTDPQKLPATILSRCLQFSLKNMTPERVVEHLSHVLGAENVPFEEDALWLLGRAADGSMRDAMSLTDQAIAFGEGKVLAADVRAMLGTLDHGQVFDVLGALLAGDARALLEAVRHLAEQGPDWNGVLAEMLNVLHRVAIAQALPEAVDNGHGDRDRVLALAQTLPGEDVQFYYQMGLIGRRDLPLAPDPRGGFEMVLLRMLAFRPADSSDAPSQALKPVGVSQAKADPRPTPAAAVSPVSAATQQSASAPAPAIEPARPAPQAAQPTTACPEPAAAPVVEPAPVVAPAPVAEAAEVVDLPWEDSSASAQPVPATPITPEPVLDTVAEPPALPSMPVPTPASPVPDAPQVVEPEALAQRSAGALEDIPDSAYLSAPQQRDDEPPQDDDYVEPDIDIDPASFSYLDELAQDHVHADEAPEPEPEPAAMPATGLAAQWLEIFAQLPISGLTGSIAANCTLISVEGDRWLLHLDPGHGALFNSTQQRRLSEALNQYHGSPIQLTIELIRPQQETPAQAASRRRAERQRQAVASIHADPLIQQLMQQFGAVVREDTITPVDAAQ
- a CDS encoding YbaB/EbfC family nucleoid-associated protein, which translates into the protein MMKGGMAGLMKQAQQMQEKMAKMQEELANAEVTGQSGAGLVSVVMTGRHDVKRITLDDSLMQEDKEVLEDLIAAAVNDAVRKIEQSSAEKTASMTAGMQLPPGMKLPF
- a CDS encoding NADP-dependent oxidoreductase: MTQELILNQRIVLASRPKGRPVPENFRLEREALPELKGSQVQLRTLYLSLDPYMRGRMSDAPSYADPVAIDAVMEGGAVSVVEQSLDSRFQPGDLVVGQTGWQSHSISDGSALIKLPADLPNPSLALGVLGMPGMTAYMGLMDIGKPQAGETLVVAAASGAVGSVVGQVAKLHGLRVVGVAGGADKCRYVVQELGFDACIDHRSENFASELAEACPKGIDVYYELVGGKVFEAVLPLLNPRARIPLCGVIAQYNAQGEFAGPDQLPLLMRTLLTKRIVIEGFIVFEKYASRRQEFIDAMTPLVTSGKVKFREDVVQGLEAAPEALIGLLEGRNFGKLVVEVSRL
- the recR gene encoding recombination mediator RecR, with amino-acid sequence MSFSPLIRQLIDAFRVLPGVGQKTAQRMALQLLERDRSGGSRLALALQQAMDGVGHCKSCRTLTEQDLCPQCADPRRDDTLLCVVEGPTDVYAVEQTGYRGRYFVLKGHLSPLDGLGPEAIGIPQLIERIDSQGTFTEVILATNPTVEGEATAHYIAQLLNDKGLIASRIAHGVPLGGELDLVDGGTLAHSFAGRKPITL
- a CDS encoding adenine phosphoribosyltransferase; the protein is MSFDVSLLKSHIRPVVDFPKPGVVFRDITPLFQSPKATRQVIDHFVQRYIDADFNQIGVMDARGFLIGSVVAYELNKPLVLFRKQGKLPADVLSEGYQTEYGEAFLEVHADSLCDGDSVVLFDDLIATGGTLTAAVNLIRRMGARVHEAAAIIDLPELGGSKRLNDLQVPTFSLTSFALDEL
- the fnr gene encoding fumarate/nitrate reduction transcriptional regulator Fnr, producing the protein MSEPVKVRAHNQAHCKDCSLAPLCLPLSLNMEDMDALDQIVKRGRPLKKGEFLFRQGDTFESVYAVRSGALKTFSISDGGAEQLTGFHLPSELVGMSGMDAEAYPVSAQALETTSVCEIPFERLDELSVQLPQLRRQLMRVMSREIRDDQQMMLLLSKKTADERIATFLVNLSARFRARGFSANHFRLSMSRNEIGNHLGLAVETVSRVFTRFQQNELIAAEGKEIHIIDPIQLCALAGGAMES